The proteins below are encoded in one region of Rhizophagus irregularis chromosome 13, complete sequence:
- a CDS encoding uncharacterized protein (SECRETED:cutsite_VSS-QY; SECRETED:prob_0.7203); SECRETED:SignalP(1-22) has translation MFNLKVLITFICLISIVSSVSSQYISSRNILSQNASSQDISPQDISFIYKEPIDGLKLYTTLLTHDYLMIWMAFEDEDPECMLPYFHLRIINKITGQTNYIDLNYTLPAEAVCPINIDFLPVANNYILLYYAKTTNGIKGKHGMIINYSGEIMSEIYLGNADGYVALSNEGFINIEKPDEKGISAWHWYSSPNIETGEVVEHNSGEFHVPNLPSYTLVDSLNFNLLDGGFGFLYILKYDETKGSPVTKDPNLQYWRIYVSFLKVKTDLPTKPSLLYETTQKLNNITLKSCTLTYYHAEGYICLGFLSTGALIRLEIIPTLTNIPNFDLRALYYGGFIVIYQNATAIDFYLLDDNGNDMQSRGSFGPEFFHYNTFRLINTIFGVKEQAKNKLEFLFKPLPKLKQVSEFNPAIESVKPSINEVIDPLIKEITIKYTIPVKLFTGNVSIFQLNDDKYKPGLLRQTFSGDSKLCNIGSDNRTVHIPIFESTFNQQNSTYYVLVENNFVISQERDEPLIGIRKNIWTLSTKPLKTAQHSDSVTGLLRLNEEGSSKFFQMNHSIFFKNMIQEFAKVIPVTEQRLSASGKWQYDPTSPKKVLLSFNIIEAKDHTIELNSQIIFDDISTLIKKKGFTALSFNEYTSLIDESAPFTMTRDYINEFYPLIIIFVVGLAVIIVLYVLARRKNPNARNSVIIETCFIMQDIAMDLAFILLKVKNTPHLFIPTIIFFILPIVINFLLAINIFVSEMAMNPSFNKWVKESPTLSSMCTLFSAIDIQILNTLSSDLFGLRIFSAPLTQRSKKIMLWGVIINIFVEDIPQIIIQVIANKLVLRSYHALLRWNHRRDKIREYNRNRRLSAASIRSIRSN, from the exons atgttcaatttaAAGGTGTTGATCACTTTTATCTGTTTAATATCCATCGTCTCATCCGTCTCATCTCAATATATATCATCACGAAATATATTATCTCAAAATGCATCTTCCCAAGATATATCACCCCAagatatatcatttatttacaaaGAACCAATTGATGGTCTTAAACTTTATACTACTTTACTCACTCATGATTATTTGATGATTTGGATGGCCTTTGAGGATGAAGATCCTGAATGCATGTTACCTTATTTCCATTtacgaataataaataaaataacaggACAAACCAATTATATAGACCTTAATTATACTCTTCCTGCGGAAGCAGTTTGCCccattaatattgattttttgcCTGTagctaataattatattttgttgtaTTATGCTAAAACAACAAATGGTATTAAGGGAAAACATggaatgataattaattacagCGGTGAGATTATGAG cGAAATATATTTAGGAAATGCTGACGGATATGTTGCATTATCAAATGAAgggtttattaatattgaaaagcCAGACGAAAAAGGAATATCAGCATGGCATTGGTATAGCTCTCc aaatattgaAACAGGAGAAGTGGTGGAACATAATAGTGGCGAATTTCATGTACCAAATCTACCATCGTATACCTTagtagatagtttaaattttaatttattggatGGAGGTTTTGGTTTcctgtatattttaaaatatgatgaaacgAAAGGATCACCAGTAACAAAAGATCCAAATCTTCAATACTGGAGAATTTACGTGTCATTTCTAAAAGTGAAAACAGATTTACCTACAAAACCCTCTCTACTTTACGAAACTACtcagaaattaaataatataacacTTAAATCATGTACTCTGACTTATTATCATGCTGAAGGATATATATGT ttGGGATTTTTATCAACTGGGGCCCTAATACGATTGGAGATAATTCCTACTCTAACAAATATTCCAAACTTTGATTTGAGAGCTTTATATTATGGAGGATTTATTGTGATTTACCAAAATGCAACTGCTAttgatttttatcttttgGATGATAATGGAAATGATATGCAATCACGGGGATCCTTCGGGCCAGAGTTCTTTCATTATAATACATTTCGGTTGATTAATACTATTTTTGGAGTAAAAGAACAGgccaaaaataaattagaatttttattcaaacctttaccaaaattaaaacAGG TTTCTGAATTTAATCCTGCAATTGAGTCAGTCAAGCCATCTATAAATGAAGTTATTGATCCTTTGATCAAAGAAATTACAATCAAATATACCATTCCAGTGAAGTTATTTACTGGGAATGtttcaatatttcaattaaatgatgataaatataaaccgGGCCTATTACGTCAAACATTTTCGGGAGATTCTAAATTATGTAACATTGGAAGTGATAACCGCACAGTACatattccaatttttgaaaGCACATTCAACCAACAGAATTCTACCTACTATGTGCttgttgaaaataattttgtcatCTCTCAAGAAAGAGATGAACCTTTAATTGGAATTAGAAAGAATATTTGGACACTTTCAACaa AACCACTTAAAACGGCACAGCACTCAGATTCAGTTACAGGATTATTACGATTAAACGAGGAAGgaagttcaaaatttttccaaatgaatcattcaatatttttcaAGAATATGATTCAAGAATTTGCTAAAGTAATTCCAGTAACTGAACAGAGGCTATCAGCAAGTGGTAAATGGCAATATGACCCTACTTCcccaaaaaaagtattattgtCATTTAACATAATTGAAGCTAAAGATCATACAATCGAACTAAACTcccaaataatatttgatgataTAAGTactttgatcaaaaaaaaggGGTTTACTGCACTTTCATTCAATGAATATACATCTTTAATTGATGAAAGTGCCCCTTTTACAATGACCC GAGATTATATCAATGAATTTTATCCATTGATCATCATATTTGTAGTAGGTTTGGCtgtaataatagtattatatgTTTTGGCTCGTAGAAAAAATCCCAATGCAAGAAACTCTGTGATAATTGAGACCTGTTTTATAATGCAAGATATTGCCATGGATCTAgcattcatattattaaaggTTAAAAATACACCACATCTATTTATTCCAAC tattatattctttattttacctattgtaatcaattttttattagccataaatatttttgtatctGAAATGGCAATGAATCCATCGTTCAATAAATGGGTTAAGGAGTCTCCGACATTATCATCAATGTGCACATTATTTTCAGCCattgatatacaaatattaaacacTTTATCGTCGGATTTATTTGGCCTTAGAATATTTTCAGCTCCTTTGACtcaaagatcaaaaaaaataatgctttGGGGTGTTATCATAAACATTTTTGTTGAAGATATACCTCAAATCATTATCCAAG TTATAGCAAATAAATTAGTTCTAAGATCATATCACGCGTTATTAAGATGGAATCATCGACGCGATAAAATTAGAGAATATAATAGAAATCGACGTTTATCTGCTGCTTCTATAAGATCCATAAGGTCGAATTAA